The Solea senegalensis isolate Sse05_10M linkage group LG4, IFAPA_SoseM_1, whole genome shotgun sequence genome includes a region encoding these proteins:
- the cacna1da gene encoding calcium channel, voltage-dependent, L type, alpha 1D subunit, a isoform X5, with the protein MSANGPAPAPAPTAPEAPPTSPPAPAPAAPPAPPAAPAPASTTIPVGALAQKKRQQYAKSKKQGSNANSRPPRALFCLNLNNPIRRACISLVEWKPFDIFILIAIFANCMALAVYVPFPEDDSNSTNHDLETVEYAFLIIFTIETFLKIIAYGLVMHQNAYVRNGWNMLDFVIVVIGLFSVALELLTKEEKAEAEGEVPHPSMHGHGGKPGGFDVKALRAFRVLRPLRLVSGVPSLQVVLNSIIKAMVPLLHIALLVLFVIIIYAIIGLELFIGKMHATCYVAGSDAITEEESAPCAISGHGRLCALNGTECREGWQGPNNGITNFDNFLFAMLTVFQCITMEGWTDVLYWMNDAMGFELPWVYFVSLVIFGSFFVLNLVLGVLSGEFSKEREKAKARGDFQKLREKQQLEEDLKGYLDWITQAEDIDPDNEDEADEESKRNRVTLADLTEKKKGRFGWFSQSSDTHASVPASETESVNTENQNGEDEKTPCCGALCQKISKSKFSRRWRRWNRFCRRKCRLAVKSVPFYWLVIILVFLNTLTISSEHYNQPMWLTQVQDVANKVLLALFTCEMLVKMYSLGLQAYFVSLFNRFDCFVVCGGITETILVEFEIMSPLGISVFRCVRLLRIFKVTRHWQSLSNLVASLLNSMKSIASLLLLLFLFIIIFSLLGMQVFGGKFNFDETQTKRSTFDNFPQALLTVFQILTGEDWNAVMYDGIMAYGGPSSSGMIVCFYFIILFICGNYILLNVFLAIAVDNLADAESLNTDDSDKKGDKLDDDKDDKEEEEEDNEDMAVEDEDPEVPAGPRPAISELVKKEKITPIPEGSSFFIFSNTNPVRVFCHKLINHHIFTNLILVFIMLSSVSLAAEDPIRNFSARNIILGYFDYAFTAIFTVEIVLKVLGYADYVFTSMFTFEIILKMTTYGAFLHKGAFCRNYFNLLDLLVVGVSLVSFGIQSSAISVVKILRVLRVLRPLRAINRAKGLKHVVQCVFVAIRTIGNIMIVTTLLQFMFACIGVQLFKGKFYRCTDEAKSTPEECKGTYIVYKDGDVNQPSIHKRHWHNSDFNFDNVLMAMMALFTVSTFEGWPALLYKAIDSNRENLGPIYNYRVEISIFFIIYIIIIAFFMMNIFVGFVIVTFQEQGEKEYKNCELDKNQRQCVEYALKARPLRRYIPKNPYQYKFWYVVNSTGFEYIMFVLIMLNTLCLAVQHYGQSATFNYVMDILNMVFTAVFTVEMVLKLIAFKPRHYFADAWNTFDALIVVGSVVDIAITEVNKLVEPTETPQVDEMGNTEDSARISITFFRLFRVMRLVKLLSRGEGIRTLLWTFIKSFQALPYVALLIAMLFFIYAVIGMQMFGKIAMVDGTHINRNNNFQTFPQAVLLLFRCATGEAWQEIMLACMPGKLCDPESDYQPGEEMTCGSGFAIVYFITFYMLCAFLIINLFVAVIMDNFDYLTRDWSILGPHHLDEFKRIWSEYDPEAKGRIKHLDVVTLLRRIQPPLGFGKLCPHRVACKRLVAMNMPLNSDGTVMFNATLFALVRTALKIKTEGNLEQANEELRAVIKKIWKRTSMKLLDQVVPPAGDDEVTVGKFYATFLIQDYFRKFKKRKEEGLVGAHPSQNNTAIALQAGLRTLHDIGPEIRRAISCDLQDDELVDFIPEEDEEIYRRNGGLFGNHLMNGGHRRSNGHQTNATQRPLQVQPPPHYAHMEQPVGRLSRANAMSHPNHHHHHHHHHHHNRHHNSYGKSPKSTNINLNNANVSTLPNGGHHRYYDHAPPNGYPGLRNNYNYDYDKPRTPQGQRSQGADGHHPTIRREEEFDEDRLSGEYYSGEEFYEDDSMLSGDRYQNSDAEYETPKGYHHPESYYDDDEQPLYRDSRRSPKRRLLPATPQGPLPACSGNRRPSFNFECLRRQSSQDELPHQRTALPLHLMQHQVMAVAGLDSSRAHRLSPTRSTRSWATPPATPASKDQSPYYTPLIRVDHPHRESAASSQVSVRKSSWYTDDPEFSQRMYSPVHLQVPPEYHNQYHQKRGSATSLVEAVLISEGLGRFAKDPKFVAATKHEIADACEMTIDEMESAASHLLNGGMTRGVNGVTVFPILTPRDYELQDTAASYSDEEPETEHRASYEEDLADEMICITTL; encoded by the exons ACTCTTCAGTGTTGCTTTGGAGCTTTTGACCAAAGAAGAGAAGGCAGAAGCTGAGGGAGAAGTTCCCCATCCGTCGATGCACGGACATGGAGGCAAACCAGGTGGATTTGACGTCAAAGCCCTCCGAGCCTTCCGTGTGCTGCGACCCCTGCGGCTGGTCTCAGGAGTACCCA GTTTACAAGTGGTGTTGAACTCCATTATTAAAGCCATGGTCCCTCTCCTTCATATTGCCCTCCTGGTCTtgtttgtcatcatcatctatgCTATCATCGGCCTGGAGCTTTTCATCGGCAAAATGCATGCTACGTGCTATGTGGCCGGATCAG ATGCGATAACGGAGGAAGAATCGGCTCCATGTGCGATCTCAGGTCACGGGCGCCTGTGCGCCCTCAACGGCACAGAGTGCAGGGAAGGCTGGCAAGGTCCCAACAATGGCATCACCAACTTTgacaacttcctgtttgccaTGCTGACGGTGTTTCAGTGCATCACCATGGAGGGCTGGACGGACGTGCTGTACTGG ATGAATGATGCTATGGGCTTTGAGCTTCCATGGGTGTACTTTGTCAGTCTTGTGATCTTCGGCTCCTTTTTCGTTCTTAACCTGGTTTTGGGTGTGTTGAGCGG AGAGTTTTccaaggagagagaaaaggccAAAGCGCGCGGAGACTTCCAGAAGCTGCGCgagaagcagcagctggaggaggatcTGAAGGGTTACCTGGACTGGATCACTCAGGCCGAGGACATCGACCCGGACAACGAGGACGAGGCCGACGAGGAGAGCAAACGCAACC GGGTGACTCTGGCTGACCTTactgagaagaagaaaggaaggtTTGGGTGGTTCAGCCAGTCGTCCGACACTCATG CGAGTGTCCCAGCCAGTGAAACTGAGTCTGTCAACACAGAGAATCAGAACGGGGAGGATGAAAAAACGCCCTGCTGTGGAGCTTTGTG tcAAAAAATTTCCAAGTCCAAGTTCAG TCGGCGCTGGCGCCGCTGGAACAGGTTCTGCCGCAGGAAGTGCCGGTTAGCCGTCAAATCGGTGCCTTTCTATTGGCTGGTCATCATCTTGGTGTTTCTCAACACCCTCACCATCTCATCAGAGCATTACAATCAGCCAATGTGGCTGACACAAGTGCAGG ATGTAGCCAACAAAGTGTTGTTAGCCCTGTTCACGTGTGAGATGTTGGTGAAGATGTACAGTCTGGGCCTTCAGGCCTACTTCGTGTCACTGTTCAACCGATTCGACTGCTTCGTGGTGTGCGGAGGAATCACCGAAACCATTCTGGTGGAATTTGAAATCATGTCTCCCCTCGGTATCTCCGTGTTCCGCTGTGTGCGTCTGCTGAGGATCTTCAAGGTCACGCG TCACTGGCAGTCTCTGAGTAACCTGGTGGCGTCTCTGCTCAACTCCATGAAGTCCATCgcttccctgctgctgctgctcttcctcttcatcatcatcttctccCTGCTGGGCATGCAGGTGTTCGGCGGGAAATTCAACTTCGATGAAACCCAGACCAAGCGCAGCACGTTTGACAACTTCCCCCAAGCTCTCCTGACTGTGTTTCAG atCCTGACTGGAGAAGACTGGAACGCCGTGATGTACGATGGGATCATGGCGTACGGAGGTCCTTCGTCCTCCGGGATGATTGTGTGCTTTTacttcatcatcctcttcatctgtgGAAACT ATATCCTGCTGAATGTCTTCTTGGCCATCGCTGTGGACAACTTGGCCGACGCAGAGTCTCTCAACACGGACGACAGTGACAAGAAAGG GGACAAATTGGATGATGACAAAGATGATAAG gaggaggaggaggaggacaacgAAGATATGGCGGTAGAAGACGAAGATCCGGAGGTTCCAGCGGGGCCTCGGCCTGCCATTTCTGAGCTGGTGAAAAAGGAGAAGATCACTCCGATTCCAGAGGGAAGTTCCTTCTTCATATTCAGCAACACAAACCC GGTTCGCGTGTTTTGCCACAAACTCATAAATCACCACATATTCACCAACCTCATTCTGGTGTTCATCATGCTCAGCTCCGTGTCACTCGCCGCCGAAGATCCCATCCGGAACTTCTCCGCTCGCAACATC ATACTTGGTTACTTTGACTATGCTTTCACGGCTATCTTTACTGTTGAGATCGTGTTGAAG GTCCTAGGCTATGCAGATTATGTCTTCACTAGTATGTTTACATTTGAGATCATATTGAAG ATGACGACATATGGAGCCTTTCTGCATAAAGGAGCGTTCTGTAGGAATTACTTCAACCTCCTTGACCTGTTGGTCGTCGGAGTTTCCCTCGTCTCCTTTGGCATTCA GTCCTCGGCCATCTCCGTGGTGAAGATCCTGAGGGTCCTCCGAGTTCTTCGGCCCCTGAGGGCCATCAACAGAGCCAAAGGCCTGAAG CatgtggtgcagtgtgtgtttgtggccaTCAGAACCATTGGTAACATCATGATCGTCACCACTCTGCTCCAGTTCATGTTTGCCTGTATAGGGGTGCAGCTGTTTAAG GGAAAGTTCTATCGCTGCACAGACGAAGCCAAGTCCACCCCAGAAGAGTGCAA GGGCACATACATTGTGTATAAGGATGGAGATGTGAACCAGCCGTCTATTCACAAACGACATTGGCACAACAGTGACTTCAACTTTGACAACGTCCTCATGGCCATGATGGCCCTGTTCACTGTGTCCACTTTTGAAGGCTGGCCTGC GTTACTGTACAAGGCCATCGACTCCAACAGGGAGAACCTCGGTCCCATTTACAACTACCGCGTGGAGATTtccatcttcttcatcatctacatcatcatcattgcatTTTTCATGATGAACATCTTTGTAGGTTTTGTGATCGTCACATTTCAGGAACAAGGAGAGAAAGAGTACAAAAACTGTGAACTTGACAAGAACCAG CGTCAGTGTGTGGAGTACGCTCTGAAGGCTCGTCCTCTGAGGAGGTACATACCTAAGAACCCGTACCAGTACAAGTTCTGGTACGTGGTGAACTCCACTGGATTTGAGTACATCATGTTTGTGCTCATCATGCTCAACACGCTCTGCCTGGCTGTGCAG CACTACGGCCAGTCAGCGACGTTTAACTATGTCATGGACATTCTCAACATGGTCTTCACTGCTGTCTTCACTGTGGAAATGGTTCTGAAACTCATTGCGTTCAAACCCAGA CACTATTTCGCTGATGCTTGGAACACATTTGATGCCTTAATTGTTGTTGGTAGCGTCGTCGATATTGCTATCACTGAAGTTAAT AAACTTGTAGAG ccAACAGAGACACCTCAGGTGGATGAGATGGGG AACACAGAGGACAGCGCTCGCATCTCCATCACCTTCTTTCGTCTGTTTCGAGTCATGCGGCTGGTGAAGCTCCTCAGCAGAGGGGAGGGCATTCGCACGCTGCTCTGGACTTTCATCAAATCCTTCCAA GCCCTGCCGTATGTTGCTCTCCTGATAGCCATGCTGTTCTTTATCTACGCTGTCATAGGCATGCAG atGTTTGGGAAGATTGCTATGGTGGACGGCACACACATCAACAGAAACAATAACTTCCAAACCTTCCCTCAGGCtgtgctcctcctcttcag GTGTGCCACAGGAGAGGCGTGGCAGGAGATCATGTTGGCCTGCATGCCTGGGAAACTGTGCGACCCCGAGTCCGACTACCAGCCCGGGGAGGAGATGACGTGTGGCAGCGGATTTGCAATTGTTTACTTCATCACTTTCTACATGCTCTGCGCCTTCTTG ATTATCAATTTGTTTGTGGCTGTCATCATGGACAACTTTGACTATTTGACACGTGACTGGTCCATCCTTGGTCCTCACCACCTTGATGAATTCAAGAGAATCTGGTCTGAGTACGATCCGGAGGCCaa AGGCAGAATTAAACACCTGGATGTCGTAACGCTCCTTCGACGTATTCAGCCTCCCCTCGGCTTCGGCAAACTGTGTCCTCACAGAGTGGCTTGCAAG AGACTGGTAGCCATGAACATGCCTCTGAACAGTGACGGCACCGTCATGTTTAACGCCACTCTGTTTGCACTGGTGCGGACGGCCctgaaaatcaaaacagaag GTAATCTAGAGCAGGCCAACGAAGAGCTGCGTGCTGTCATCAAGAAAATCTGGAAAAGAACCAGCATGAAGCTTCTGGATCAAGTGGTGCCTCCTGCTGGTG ATGATGAGGTAACCGTGGGGAAGTTCTATGCCACCTTCCTGATACAGGACTACTTTAGGAAATTCAAGAAACGTAAAGAGGAAGGCCTGGTGGGTGCTCACCCCTCCCAGAACAACACGGCCATCGCATTGCAG GCTGGTCTTCGCACGCTGCATGATATCGGCCCCGAAATTCGCCGAGCGATATCATGCGATCTGCAAGATGACGAACTAGTAGACTTTATTccagaggaagacgaggaaaTTTACAGG CGCAATGGCGGCCTCTTTGGGAACCACCTCATGAACGGCGGCCACCGGCGCTCCAACGGCCATCAGACCAACGCCacgcagcgccccctgcaggtgcAGCCTCCGCCTCACTACGCCCACATGGAGCAGCCGGTGGGGCGCCTGTCTCGAGCCAACGCCATGTCCCATCccaaccaccatcatcaccaccaccaccaccaccaccataaCCGACACCACAACTCCTACGGCAAGTCTCCCAAATCCACCAACATCAACCTCAACAACGCCAACGTGTCCACTCTGCCCAACGGAGGACACCATCGCTACTACGATCACGCGCCTCCCAACGGCTACCCAGGCCTACGCAACAACTACAACTATGACTACGACAAGCCCCGCACACCACAGGGTCAAAG GTCCCAGGGAGCAGATGGACACCACCCCACCATCCGCAGGGAGGAGGAGTTTGATGAAGATCGCTTGTCTGGAGAGTATTACAGCGGGGAGGAGTTTTATGAAGATGACAGTATGCTGTCGGGGGACAG GTATCAGAACAGTGACGCAGAGTACGAGACCCCCAAAGGTTACCATCACCCCGAGAGTTACTATGACGATGACGAGCAGCCTCTCTACCGCGACTCGCGGAGGTCGCCGAAGAGACGGCTGCTTCCTGCCACACCTCAAG GTCCACTGCCAGCTTGTTCAGGTAACAGGAGGCCATCCTTCAACTTTGAGTGTCTGCGCAGACAAAGTAGCCAAGACGAGCTTCCACATCAGCGTACTGCTCTACCACTGCACCTTATGCAGCACCAG GTGATGGCTGTAGCAGGTCTGGACTCCAGCAGAGCCCACCGCCTCTCCCCGACACGCTCCACCCGCTCCTGGGCAACTCCCCCCGCCACCCCAGCGAGCAAAGACCAGTCGCCCTACTACACCCCCCTCATCCGTGTGGACCACCCGCACAGGGAGAGCGCTGCGAGCAGCCAAGTGTCTGTGCGAAAGAGCTCCTGGTACACAGATGACCCAGAGTTCTCCCAGAGGATGTACTCACCTGTCCACCTGCAGGTGCCACCAGAATATCACAACCAGTACCACCAGAAGAGAGGCAGCGCCACCAGCCTTGTGGAAGCG GTTTTGATATCTGAGGGGCTCGGGAGATTTGCCAAGGATCCCAAGTTTGTCGCTGCCACAAAGCACGAGATAGCGGACGCGTGCGAGATGACGATAGACGAGATGGAGAGCGCAGCCAGCCACCTGCTGAACGGAGGGATGACCCGGGGGGTCAACGGAGTCACCGTGTTCCCCATTTTGACTCCGAGAGACTACGAGCTGCAGGACACTGCAGCCAGCTACAGCGACGAGGAGCCCGAGACGGAACATCGAGCTTCTTACGAGGAGGACCTGGCAGACGAGATGATCTGCATCACGACTTTATAG